From a single Sander vitreus isolate 19-12246 chromosome 2, sanVit1, whole genome shotgun sequence genomic region:
- the LOC144533543 gene encoding uncharacterized protein LOC144533543 isoform X2, whose product MDVCVCVTERDHHPPRCLHPRKPKQSDTCTRSSAEEEEDEHDSLTNHTHGRYTRSLVEAQPAQQAVCKVRTEVMEVTRSMLDRRNANFLLWPPCVEVQRCSGCCNTRLLQCVPTVTSSRYLQVIKIQYINKKAHYDKAIISVEDHVSCRCQPPSSSSSSSSSSSSSSVPMSHSSIQSNPKPNPPPPPPQQPPPSSHLPLPLPRTIHQAPPKTASKADLHRHDDLKHNQQHYHPEEREPVARQWQQGSYTQLVHWTQPRVHQAPTHVQPGVHQPIAGVLGSVSSWPSEARAEHSIMGNTQQVGQGSGYDGSREESGVHVANSGGGVHHPDHTQRQQQLLQHQQRQQFPQQYQYRHQPRYPQQFNHGAAEDQELRTQYRLNTPQSDSASPPDSPTQPPKLEQNPTNPMTTNQKDSVTSQTITEVTKHKQTETAMTSQKEGNEKEENGSANSGDSAAAELANQGKEKDSNLTSGVSHLTEEERRQKVLEIIRREPDRQTHLHPHHPQQRPKPTTFKTALSTAAPISPSARRAPFRPASPRRRRKHRKRISKAAIRAMIM is encoded by the exons atggatgtgtgtgtttgtgtgacagaaAGAGACCACCACCCCCCTCGATGCCTCCACCCCCGAAAACCTAAACagtcagacacatgcacacgcagCTCGGCGG aagaggaagaagacgaGCATGATAGTCTCACAAACCACACCCATGGCCGATACACTAGAAGTCTTG TGGAGGCGCAGCCGGCTCAGCAGGCGGTATGTAAAGTTCGGACGGAGGTGATGGAGGTGACCAGGTCAATGCTGGACCGCCGCAATGCCAACTTCCTGTTATGGCCACCATGCGTGGAGGTGCAGAGATGTTCAGGCTGCTGTAACACCAGACTGTTGCAGTGTGTCCCCACTGTCACCTCCAGCAGATACCTGCAG GTGATAAAAATCCAGTACATAAACAAGAAAGCCCACTACGACAAAGCCATCATCTCAGTAGAAGACCACGTCAGCTGCAGGTGCCAACCTCCctcatcttcctcatcctcctcatcttcctcttcctcctcatctgtTCCCATGTCTCACTCGTCCATTCAGAGCAACCCCAAGCCCaacccccctccacctccaccgCAGCAGCCTCCCCCATCCTCCCACCTTCCCTTGCCCCTCCCCCGGACCATCCACCAAGCTCCACCAAAGACTGCTTCCAAGGCCGACCTCCATCGCCATGACGACCTGAAGCACAACCAGCAGCACTACCACCCTGAGGAGCGTGAGCCGGTGGCGAGGCAGTGGCAGCAGGGCAGTTACACCCAGCTGGTGCACTGGACGCAGCCCAGGGTGCACCAGGCGCCCACACACGTACAGCCCGGGGTGCACCAGCCGATTGCTGGGGTGCTCGGGTCGGTTAGCAGCTGGCCATCTGAAGCGAGGGCGGAGCATAGCATCATGGGAAATACACAGCAGGTCGGGCAGGGGAGCGGGTATGACGGGAGCAGGGAGGAGAGCGGTGTGCATGTAGCAAACAGCGGTGGGGGAGTGCATCATCCAGATCACACGCAGAGGCAGCAACAGTTGTTGCAGCATCAGCAAAGGCAGCAGTTTCCGCAGCAATATCAGTATCGCCATCAGCCACGTTATCCACAGCAGTTCAACCATGGAGCAGCGGAGGACCAAGAGCTGAGGACACAATATCGACTTAACACTCCCCAATCAGACAGCGCCTCTCCGCCTGACAGCCCAACCCAGCCGCCCAAATTAGAACAAAACCCCACCAATCCAATGACCACCAATCAGAAAGACTCAGTGACCAGCCAAACAATTACAGAGGTCAcgaaacacaaacagactgagACTGCTATGACCAGTCAAAAAGAAGGGAACGAGAAGGAGGAAAATGGGTCTGCCAATAGTGGGGACTCGGCCGCGGCAGAGCTGGCCAATCAGGGGAAGGAAAAAGACTCAAATCTGACCAGCGGGGTTAGTCATttaacagaggaggagaggagacagaaagtCCTTGAGATAATACGGAGGGAACCGGATCGACAGACTCATCTTCATCCGCATCATCCTCAGCAAAGACCAAAGCCGACCACATTTAAAACAG